One genomic window of Sphingomonas sp. C3-2 includes the following:
- a CDS encoding replication-associated recombination protein A, with amino-acid sequence MADLFASPETDPAPSAANAPLADKLRPEQLSDVVGQDHLTGPEGAIGRMVAAGRLSSIILWGPPGTGKTTIARLLADAVGLRFAAISAVFSGVADLKKAFAEAREHAHMGQRTLLFVDEIHRFNRAQQDGFLPYVEDGTVTLVGATTENPSFELNAALLSRAQVLILNRLDSSALDTLLARGETLLDRALPLQPAARDALIASADGDGRFLLNQAETLFSIRIDEPLDPQGLSALLHRRVAVYDKDREGHYNLISALHKSLRGSDPQAALYYMARMLVAGEEPLYVLRRLVRFASEDIGLADPQALIQCLAAKDAYDFLGSPEGELAIVQACLYCATAPKSNAAYKAQKAAWKSARDTGSLMPPQNILNAPTKLMKQVGYGKGYTYDHDADQGFSGDNYWPEEMQPQTYYTPVERGFEKRIAERIAYWEELRAQRRG; translated from the coding sequence ATGGCAGATCTTTTCGCGTCCCCCGAAACCGACCCGGCACCGTCCGCAGCAAATGCCCCGCTGGCCGACAAGCTGCGCCCCGAACAATTGAGCGACGTCGTCGGTCAGGATCACCTGACCGGCCCCGAAGGCGCGATCGGGCGGATGGTGGCGGCGGGCCGGCTGTCCTCGATCATCCTCTGGGGGCCGCCGGGCACCGGCAAGACGACGATCGCGCGGCTGCTGGCCGATGCGGTGGGCCTGCGCTTTGCCGCGATTTCGGCGGTGTTCTCGGGCGTTGCCGACCTGAAAAAAGCCTTTGCAGAGGCCCGCGAACATGCCCACATGGGGCAGCGGACATTGTTGTTCGTGGACGAGATCCACCGTTTCAACCGCGCGCAGCAGGACGGTTTCCTGCCCTATGTCGAGGACGGCACAGTGACGCTGGTGGGCGCCACCACCGAAAACCCCAGCTTCGAGCTGAACGCCGCACTGCTCAGCCGCGCGCAGGTGCTTATTCTCAATCGGCTGGATTCGTCCGCGCTCGACACACTGCTGGCGCGTGGCGAAACGCTGTTGGACCGCGCGCTACCGCTGCAGCCAGCGGCGCGCGATGCGCTGATCGCCAGCGCCGACGGCGATGGACGTTTTCTTTTGAACCAGGCGGAGACGCTGTTTTCGATCCGGATCGACGAACCGCTCGATCCGCAGGGGCTGTCTGCGCTGCTCCACCGCCGCGTTGCGGTGTACGACAAGGACCGCGAGGGGCATTACAACCTCATTTCCGCGCTTCACAAATCGCTGCGCGGATCGGACCCGCAGGCCGCACTTTACTATATGGCGCGGATGCTGGTGGCGGGTGAGGAGCCGCTTTATGTGCTGCGCCGCCTTGTCCGCTTCGCCTCCGAAGATATCGGGCTTGCCGATCCGCAGGCGCTGATCCAGTGCCTTGCCGCCAAGGATGCCTATGATTTTCTGGGCAGCCCCGAGGGCGAACTGGCGATCGTGCAGGCCTGCCTTTACTGCGCGACGGCGCCCAAATCGAACGCGGCGTACAAAGCGCAGAAGGCGGCATGGAAATCGGCCCGCGACACCGGATCGCTGATGCCGCCGCAGAATATATTGAACGCCCCCACCAAGCTGATGAAGCAGGTCGGTTACGGCAAGGGCTACACCTATGATCATGACGCCGATCAGGGGTTTTCGGGCGACAATTACTGGCCCGAGGAAATGCAGCCGCAGACCTATTACACACCGGTGGAACGGGGCTTCGAAAAACGGATCGCCGAGCGAATTGCCTATTGGGAGGAATTGCGTGCGCAAAGGCGGGGTTAG
- a CDS encoding TorF family putative porin has product MQKISALAACGAMLWAMGGVAQAQDMDQPDYGVSDVDVSANIGAVSDYRFRGLSQSDRDPAVQGGVDVDFSSGWYLGGWASSLSNFGGADAEVDLYGGYAGQARGMDYSVGVQSYFYPGANGLNFVEVNGTLAKTLGPASVELKLAWSPDRFDGRDNLYVSTRADIGIPGTPLTGRARVGRENGAFDEKWDWEAGLVYSRDWLSLSASYVDTNYKGVDEAGSLGRAGFVAGVTARF; this is encoded by the coding sequence ATGCAGAAAATCAGCGCACTGGCCGCATGCGGCGCGATGCTTTGGGCGATGGGCGGCGTGGCGCAGGCTCAGGACATGGACCAGCCCGATTACGGTGTGTCCGATGTCGATGTCTCGGCCAATATCGGCGCGGTCAGCGATTATCGTTTTCGCGGCCTCAGCCAGTCCGATCGCGATCCTGCGGTGCAGGGCGGCGTCGATGTCGATTTCTCCTCCGGCTGGTATCTGGGCGGCTGGGCATCGAGCCTGTCCAATTTCGGCGGCGCCGATGCCGAGGTCGATCTTTACGGCGGCTATGCCGGGCAGGCGCGCGGCATGGACTATTCGGTCGGCGTGCAGAGCTATTTCTATCCGGGCGCCAACGGGCTGAACTTTGTCGAGGTGAACGGCACCCTTGCCAAGACGCTCGGCCCGGCTTCGGTCGAGCTCAAGCTCGCCTGGTCGCCGGACCGGTTCGACGGGCGCGACAATCTTTATGTTTCCACCCGCGCCGATATCGGCATTCCGGGCACGCCGCTCACCGGCCGGGCGCGCGTGGGGCGTGAAAACGGTGCGTTTGACGAGAAATGGGATTGGGAAGCCGGGCTCGTCTATTCGCGTGATTGGCTCAGCCTGTCAGCCTCCTATGTCGATACGAACTATAAGGGCGTGGACGAGGCCGGGAGCCTCGGCCGGGCCGGTTTCGTCGCCGGGGTCACCGCGCGCTTCTGA
- a CDS encoding MFS transporter produces the protein MTAETREESTTAPGSAWAPLSVPIFRSVWIASLASNFGGLIQSVGASWMMTSIAGSADMVALVQASVTLPIMVFALAAGALADNYDRRKVMLAAQGFMLLVSLGLATLALLGWITPWLLLCFTFLIGCGSALNSPAWQASVGDMVPRSHLPGAVALNSMGFNIARSLGPAIGGAIVAAAGAAAAFAVNAVSYLGLIFVLLRWQPPKVERQLPRETLGVAMAAGIRYAAMSPDIRVVLLRSLVFGLGASAVPALMPLIARDLLGGGPLTYGLLLGAFGVGAVGGALCREQIRNRLSNEGIVRYSALGFALAALVAGWSTWLPLTMAVLFIAGIGWVLALSTFNVTVQMSTPRWVVARALSLYQMFAFGGMAVGAWVWGEIAHGTGIWTALAIAAAEMALGSMLGLRFALAQPEKLDLDPLNRWREPRVDFDIQPRSGPVVITVEYRIRREDVVELLCVMAERRRIRRRDGARHWTLSRDLADAEIWAEQFSVPTWLDYVRHNQRITKADAGIGDRIRALHQGPEPPRVRRMIERQTGSLPSGRQPGPREIAEPLTDPNRSS, from the coding sequence ATGACTGCGGAAACCAGAGAGGAAAGCACCACCGCGCCAGGCAGCGCCTGGGCGCCGCTTTCCGTGCCCATTTTCCGTTCGGTCTGGATCGCGAGCCTTGCCTCCAATTTCGGCGGGCTGATCCAGTCGGTCGGCGCATCGTGGATGATGACGTCGATTGCCGGCTCGGCGGACATGGTTGCGCTGGTCCAGGCATCGGTGACGCTGCCGATCATGGTCTTCGCGCTCGCCGCCGGCGCGCTGGCCGACAATTATGATCGGCGCAAGGTCATGCTTGCGGCGCAGGGTTTCATGCTCCTCGTCTCGCTGGGGCTCGCCACGCTCGCGCTTCTGGGCTGGATCACGCCGTGGCTGCTCCTCTGCTTCACGTTTCTTATCGGCTGCGGCTCGGCGCTCAACAGCCCCGCATGGCAGGCCTCGGTGGGGGATATGGTGCCACGCAGCCATTTGCCCGGCGCCGTCGCGCTCAACAGCATGGGGTTCAACATCGCGCGCAGCCTCGGCCCCGCGATCGGCGGCGCGATCGTGGCGGCGGCCGGCGCGGCGGCGGCCTTTGCGGTCAACGCGGTTAGCTATCTCGGCCTCATCTTCGTGCTGCTGCGCTGGCAACCGCCCAAGGTCGAACGCCAGTTGCCGCGCGAAACGCTGGGCGTCGCGATGGCGGCGGGTATTCGCTATGCCGCGATGTCGCCCGATATCCGCGTGGTGCTACTGCGCAGCCTTGTCTTCGGGCTAGGCGCCAGCGCGGTGCCCGCGCTCATGCCGCTCATCGCCCGCGATCTGCTCGGTGGCGGCCCGCTGACCTATGGCCTGTTGCTCGGCGCCTTTGGCGTCGGCGCGGTGGGCGGCGCGCTGTGCCGCGAACAGATCCGCAACCGCCTTTCGAATGAAGGGATTGTCCGTTATTCGGCGCTTGGCTTCGCGCTCGCCGCGCTCGTTGCCGGGTGGAGCACATGGCTTCCGCTAACCATGGCGGTGCTGTTCATCGCGGGCATCGGCTGGGTGCTCGCGCTCTCCACCTTCAACGTCACCGTTCAGATGTCGACGCCGCGCTGGGTCGTCGCCCGGGCGCTGTCGCTCTACCAGATGTTCGCCTTTGGCGGCATGGCGGTCGGCGCATGGGTCTGGGGCGAAATCGCACACGGCACGGGCATCTGGACCGCGCTTGCCATCGCCGCCGCCGAAATGGCGCTGGGCAGCATGCTCGGCCTGCGCTTTGCGCTCGCTCAGCCCGAAAAGCTCGATCTCGATCCGCTCAACCGCTGGCGCGAACCGCGCGTCGATTTCGACATCCAACCGCGCAGCGGCCCCGTGGTCATCACCGTCGAATATCGCATCCGGCGCGAGGATGTGGTCGAGTTGCTGTGCGTCATGGCCGAACGCCGGCGCATCCGCCGGCGCGACGGTGCCCGGCACTGGACGCTCTCACGCGATCTCGCCGATGCCGAAATCTGGGCCGAACAGTTCAGCGTGCCGACCTGGCTCGATTATGTCCGCCACAATCAGCGGATAACCAAGGCGGACGCCGGTATTGGCGATCGCATCCGCGCGCTCCATCAGGGCCCCGAACCACCCCGTGTCCGTCGCATGATCGAACGCCAGACCGGCTCGCTCCCATCCGGCCGCCAGCCCGGCCCGCGCGAGATTGCCGAGCCGTTGACCGATCCCAATCGCTCTTCCTGA
- a CDS encoding tRNA-binding protein gives MHMNHAEDAPAAPEISFDQFLAVDIRIGTIIAADPYPEARKPSVKLVIDFGPVIGTKKSSAQIVANYALETLVGRQVAAVVNFPPRQIGKFMSEVLTLGFPDEQGEVVLVSPERAVPNGGRLF, from the coding sequence ATGCACATGAACCATGCCGAAGACGCGCCCGCCGCGCCCGAAATCAGCTTCGATCAGTTTCTCGCGGTCGACATCCGCATCGGTACGATCATCGCGGCCGATCCCTATCCCGAGGCGCGCAAGCCCTCGGTAAAGCTCGTTATCGATTTCGGCCCCGTCATCGGCACGAAGAAATCCTCGGCGCAGATCGTCGCCAATTATGCGCTCGAAACGCTCGTCGGGCGGCAGGTGGCGGCGGTCGTCAACTTCCCCCCGCGCCAGATCGGCAAGTTCATGTCCGAAGTGCTCACCCTCGGTTTTCCGGATGAACAGGGCGAGGTTGTTCTCGTCTCGCCGGAGCGCGCGGTGCCCAATGGCGGCCGACTTTTCTGA
- the alr gene encoding alanine racemase, producing the protein MSTTTIESPLRLRLDRGALVDNWNWLDRQSGAAACGAAIKANAYGLGAIRVMQHLAQAGCRDFFVATWAEAVALGPYADGLSISVLHGVRPVDMHPARAGRARPVLCTPTQVGLWKQSGGGACDVMVDTGMCRLGVAPEDVAAGLLDGLIIENLVSHLACADEDVPMNAEQLASFSALRGRTSAQRMSLANSAGICLGSDYAFDLTRPGLALYGGLPRPEAAAIRQVATPEAQILQRRRVRAGDRIGYNATAVASGDMELAILNIGYADGYFRGFSGKGMARAGGRALPVIGRVSMDLLIVSVDAAPDLAEGDWVSIDYDLPAAAALSGMSQYELLTSLGQRMDRYWG; encoded by the coding sequence GTGAGCACCACCACCATCGAATCGCCTCTGCGCCTGCGTCTTGATCGCGGCGCGCTCGTTGACAATTGGAACTGGCTGGACCGCCAAAGCGGTGCGGCGGCGTGCGGTGCAGCGATCAAGGCCAATGCTTATGGGCTGGGCGCGATCCGGGTCATGCAGCATCTGGCACAGGCGGGGTGCCGCGATTTCTTCGTCGCCACCTGGGCAGAGGCGGTGGCGCTTGGCCCCTATGCCGATGGGCTTTCCATCTCGGTCCTCCACGGTGTCCGCCCGGTCGATATGCATCCCGCGCGCGCCGGTCGTGCGCGCCCCGTGCTCTGCACGCCCACCCAGGTCGGCTTGTGGAAACAATCGGGTGGCGGGGCCTGCGACGTCATGGTCGATACCGGCATGTGCCGTCTCGGCGTCGCGCCGGAGGATGTTGCCGCCGGGCTTCTCGACGGGTTGATCATCGAAAATCTCGTCAGCCATCTCGCCTGCGCGGATGAGGACGTGCCGATGAATGCCGAGCAGTTGGCCAGCTTCTCCGCGTTGCGCGGCCGCACCTCGGCACAGCGGATGAGCCTTGCGAACAGCGCGGGCATTTGCCTCGGCAGCGATTACGCCTTCGATCTCACCCGGCCGGGGCTTGCGCTCTACGGGGGGCTGCCGCGTCCCGAGGCCGCAGCCATCCGGCAGGTTGCGACGCCTGAAGCACAGATCCTCCAGCGCCGCCGCGTCCGTGCGGGCGATCGTATCGGCTATAACGCCACTGCCGTCGCCTCGGGCGACATGGAACTCGCCATCCTCAACATCGGCTATGCCGACGGCTATTTCCGGGGGTTCTCCGGCAAGGGCATGGCGCGCGCGGGGGGCAGGGCACTGCCCGTCATCGGCCGCGTCTCGATGGATCTGCTCATCGTCAGCGTCGATGCCGCGCCCGATCTGGCTGAGGGGGACTGGGTTTCGATCGACTATGATCTGCCCGCCGCCGCCGCGCTTTCGGGCATGTCGCAATATGAACTGCTCACCAGCCTCGGCCAGCGCATGGACCGCTACTGGGGCTGA
- a CDS encoding acetyl-CoA C-acetyltransferase yields MSDIVITAAKRTPVGSFLGAFASTPAHELGRIAIEAALAQAGVAGDEVSEVIMGQILTAGQGQNPARQASIAAGIPNTVPAWGMNQLCGSGLRAVALAAQAVANGDSKIVVAGGQENMSMAPHAQFLRAGVKMGSTELFDTMIKDGLTDVFNNYHMGVTAENLAEQYQITREDQDAFAVRSQNRAEAARASGRFKDEIVPVTIKGRKGDTIVENDEYIRDGVTVDGISGLRPAFKKDGSVTAANASGINDGAAAIVVMTAEEAARRGAPVLARIKSWAHAGVDPSIMGYGPVPATRLALEKAGWTVADLDLIEANEAFAAQALCVGRELGFDDEKLNVNGGAIAIGHPVGASGARVLTTLIYEMQKRDAKKGLATLCIGGGMGIAMCLER; encoded by the coding sequence ATGTCCGATATCGTGATCACAGCCGCCAAGCGTACCCCGGTCGGCAGTTTCCTCGGCGCATTCGCCTCCACCCCCGCCCATGAACTGGGCCGGATTGCGATCGAAGCGGCGCTGGCGCAGGCCGGCGTTGCCGGTGATGAAGTGTCCGAAGTCATCATGGGTCAGATCCTGACCGCAGGCCAGGGCCAGAACCCCGCCCGCCAGGCATCGATCGCCGCCGGCATTCCGAACACCGTGCCCGCATGGGGCATGAACCAGCTTTGCGGTTCGGGCCTGCGCGCGGTGGCGCTGGCGGCCCAGGCCGTGGCGAATGGCGATTCGAAGATCGTCGTTGCCGGGGGCCAGGAAAACATGTCGATGGCCCCGCACGCGCAGTTCCTGCGCGCGGGCGTGAAGATGGGCAGCACCGAGCTGTTCGACACGATGATCAAGGACGGCCTGACCGACGTCTTCAACAATTATCACATGGGCGTGACGGCCGAGAACCTGGCCGAACAATACCAGATCACCCGCGAAGACCAGGACGCCTTTGCCGTGCGGTCTCAGAACCGCGCCGAAGCCGCCCGCGCATCGGGCCGCTTCAAGGACGAGATCGTTCCGGTGACCATCAAGGGCCGCAAGGGCGACACGATCGTCGAGAATGACGAATATATCCGCGACGGCGTGACCGTGGACGGCATTTCGGGCCTGCGTCCGGCGTTCAAGAAGGACGGCAGCGTGACCGCCGCCAACGCCAGCGGCATCAACGACGGCGCAGCCGCGATCGTCGTGATGACCGCCGAGGAAGCCGCGCGCCGCGGTGCCCCCGTGCTCGCCCGCATCAAAAGCTGGGCGCATGCCGGCGTCGATCCGTCGATCATGGGCTATGGCCCGGTTCCGGCCACGCGCCTTGCGCTGGAAAAGGCCGGCTGGACGGTCGCCGATCTCGACCTCATTGAAGCGAACGAAGCCTTTGCCGCACAGGCGCTGTGCGTGGGCCGTGAACTGGGCTTTGACGACGAGAAGCTGAACGTCAACGGCGGCGCGATCGCGATCGGCCACCCCGTCGGCGCATCGGGTGCGCGCGTGCTCACCACGCTCATCTATGAAATGCAGAAGCGCGACGCGAAGAAGGGCCTCGCCACGCTGTGCATCGGCGGCGGCATGGGCATTGCGATGTGCCTTGAGCGCTAA
- a CDS encoding alpha/beta fold hydrolase, translating into MYDTAPFDAASQHGPRPLPLFLDLLRCQTATDPKRTKDALAGLRAYQAAERIPRPAPLPEAVRVGRASLIDYGGTGTPVVFVPSLINPAFVLDLAENNSMLRWLATQNMRPLLLDWGEATPEERDLDVGGHVERYLIPLTQALGEPPVLAGYCLGGTMALAAAALTPVKGLALIATPWNFHGFPQDTRAGMATLWAGAQATCERMGLLPMEVLQTAFWRLDPERTISKFENFGRLPPDGEAAQAFVALEDWANGGAPLTYAAGRQLFEDFIERDLPGQAAWSVGGRQIVPEDLNCPVLDIVSLTDRIVPAATSTELEERIETAAGHVGMVVGRGAKDTLWQPLVDWLSRLQHN; encoded by the coding sequence ATGTACGACACTGCACCATTTGATGCCGCGTCGCAACACGGCCCCCGCCCCCTGCCGTTGTTTCTCGATCTCTTGCGTTGCCAGACTGCAACAGATCCGAAACGAACCAAGGATGCGCTTGCGGGATTGAGAGCCTATCAGGCCGCCGAACGTATACCGCGCCCCGCCCCGCTACCTGAGGCCGTGCGGGTGGGACGCGCGAGCCTGATCGATTATGGCGGAACGGGCACGCCGGTCGTCTTCGTGCCCTCGCTGATCAACCCCGCCTTCGTCCTCGACCTTGCGGAAAATAATTCGATGCTGCGCTGGCTGGCGACGCAGAATATGCGCCCGCTGCTGCTCGACTGGGGCGAAGCGACGCCCGAGGAGCGCGATCTCGACGTGGGCGGGCATGTCGAACGCTATCTCATTCCACTAACCCAGGCGCTCGGTGAACCACCCGTTCTCGCCGGCTATTGCCTCGGCGGGACGATGGCGTTGGCAGCCGCCGCGCTGACCCCGGTGAAGGGTCTCGCGCTGATTGCTACCCCATGGAATTTTCATGGTTTCCCACAAGATACCCGCGCGGGCATGGCGACGCTCTGGGCCGGTGCGCAGGCGACATGCGAGCGCATGGGGCTGCTGCCGATGGAAGTGCTGCAGACCGCGTTCTGGCGGCTGGACCCCGAGCGGACGATTTCCAAATTTGAGAATTTCGGGCGCCTGCCCCCCGATGGCGAGGCCGCGCAAGCCTTTGTCGCGCTGGAGGACTGGGCCAATGGCGGCGCCCCGCTGACCTATGCCGCAGGCCGCCAATTGTTCGAGGATTTCATCGAGCGCGACCTGCCGGGCCAGGCGGCATGGTCGGTGGGCGGCAGGCAGATTGTGCCAGAGGACCTGAACTGCCCGGTACTCGACATCGTGTCGCTGACCGACAGGATCGTGCCTGCCGCAACCTCGACCGAGCTTGAAGAACGGATCGAGACGGCGGCGGGGCATGTCGGCATGGTCGTCGGGCGTGGCGCAAAAGACACTCTGTGGCAGCCGCTCGTCGATTGGCTTTCGCGATTGCAGCACAACTGA
- the phaR gene encoding polyhydroxyalkanoate synthesis repressor PhaR, producing the protein MKKSSSKGDIVIIKKYANRRLYNTDTSSYITLDHLAAMTREGREFKVVDAKTDEDITRNVLTQIIMEEESRGQTMLPVNFLRQLISMYGDSMQAVVPGYLEASMDSFRRNQEQFRTAVEGAFAHGPFAEMAKRNMAMFEAAATAFQPGAKPAEPQPPQPAPAPAKSDGEIDALKEQLAKLQEQIEKLSK; encoded by the coding sequence ATGAAGAAATCTTCGTCCAAGGGCGATATTGTCATCATCAAGAAATATGCTAACCGGCGGCTCTATAACACCGATACGTCGAGTTACATCACGCTGGATCACCTGGCGGCGATGACGCGTGAAGGCCGTGAGTTCAAGGTGGTCGACGCCAAGACGGATGAAGATATCACCCGTAACGTCCTCACCCAGATCATCATGGAAGAGGAATCACGCGGGCAGACGATGCTCCCCGTCAACTTCCTGCGCCAGCTTATCTCCATGTACGGGGATTCGATGCAGGCGGTTGTCCCCGGTTATCTCGAAGCCTCGATGGACAGCTTCCGCCGCAATCAGGAACAGTTCCGCACCGCGGTCGAGGGCGCTTTCGCGCATGGCCCGTTCGCTGAAATGGCCAAGCGCAACATGGCAATGTTCGAAGCGGCGGCCACGGCCTTCCAGCCGGGAGCCAAGCCCGCCGAGCCGCAGCCGCCGCAACCGGCCCCGGCTCCGGCCAAGAGCGATGGTGAGATCGACGCGCTGAAGGAACAGCTCGCCAAGCTTCAGGAACAGATCGAAAAACTCAGCAAATAA